From Punica granatum isolate Tunisia-2019 chromosome 1, ASM765513v2, whole genome shotgun sequence:
AGAGCTCAAATTAGAAATCGAGAAGCAGAAGGAGAAAGGGAGAAATTGAGTTCAGAATAGGTTTAGAGAGCTCACAAAGAGATAAGAAAATGATAGGGTGGGTACTGGTTTGATTAGGTTTGGTTTCAGACTTTTAGTTTagtaggtttttttttttaattagagaATCTAGGTTCGAATATCGATTCCAATTCTGGTTTTGGGTACCTATATGCAATACGATTCCAATTCTGGTTTTGGGTACCTATATGCAATACACGGAATCGAAATCGGTTTTCACCGattctatatttttaatatttcggACCCTattctattttcaatacgagttaCTCGGATTCTACTCTAACGGGTAAATTCCGACCGATTTCGGATATACTCGATATCCGTACGCACCCCTAGTTTTCctaattttcaaattgtgtTGTGAATTTGTCAAACTTGTACATTTTTTCCTTCCGACGCTTAAACAATGATTCACCCTTCGTCAAGTAAGATAGCGAGAAATGATCGGACTACGACTTTCTAATTCACCCCAAAAGAGATAATGAGAAGTGATCGTTCAAAATTCATATAGGGAAAAATaatcatttatttctttttctttttgggtaaaGTGCATTAATCTTCCTtgagttttaaaaaaatgacacTTCACTGTTGTTCTTTTTCATTATGCATTGTATTAAGAGAGATCGGATTCATGGATTAATTGCGTCAAGTACATTCCATAAGGTATTAATGGtccgtttggattcaggaTTAAAGTTAcaaaactttaactttgattttgattgtgaaaaaggacaaatgagatgggattataaatttgacttgggaaatgtgtgtttttgttgtgtagtgtgttgagttaaagttaaagttaaaatttttgacttagaaaatgtgtgtttttattgtgtagtgtgttgagttaaagttaaagttaaaattaaaaaattttaacttacaATCCAAACAGACCCCACACTCACtctttttaccaaaaaaaaaaagaagaaaaaggacaatttcaattattttttacttttcttgtcTTAAATCTTATTATTGTTagttttttcctcaattttcaAGCTTTTGCTATTTTATTCTGAACATCGCATTATCAAcaattttaacaaaaaaatattgtctcgtttaaaataaaataaagcatataaataaataaaagagacAGAAACGGGGAGGGGCATGGGGCATCCTTGCCAGTGCTCCACCACCCCCCCCCGGGCAGAGGAGACCTTCGTCGGAGGGGCTGCCGGTGGGAAAGCCCCACCCATTGACATCTCATTGTAGTGAGATCACAATGGGTTAGCACGTGCGGGCGTTCCGACCATATTGGCGACCTTTGTGACAGAGGTTGTGGCTGGCATGCCCACCACCCCTCtcctatttctttttcttaagttagttgtatttaattttatttgttttattttaatttgaactTCAAGAAAATGTtactttattaaaaattgcCGTCCAGGACCAAACTAGTCAAAAAAAGCGAAAGGGCGAGGCAATActgacaaaagaaaaagatttaggacgaaaaataatatgaaatgtTGAAGATTAAGACTATCTTTTATATACATGATGGCGTCGAATTTCCGCCCTATAACTTTCTTATGATGTACCTACCAAAATAACTCTCTTTCAATAAAACAAGTGACTCTCGGTACTATAAGTTCGCAAAATAACCTAGCGCAATTTACATATCGAGGTTCAGTGCCTCGGATCACCTCAACCTTCGTTGGGGTCTATTTCCTCCAAAGGCCTCACCAAAAGTTGTTATAGTGGATGATGAGTCGCCGGATCATCCAGAGCTAGTTCAAAACGCTCAAGGTGCATAACTTCTCTTAAATATTTGTCTTCCAAATTTGTGTGGTCTGCAATGCTAGTCGATCAAATGCCATAGTCCACGAGGTCTGTTATGGCTAAACCGTACATGGGCAAATAAGTTCGAATATCGTAAATTAACATCCTTTTACATAGAGACAAAAGGAGATTGCTACGAAGGCTTGGAGATCAAGAACAAGACCAAATAACGATTGAGTGAATAGGCAATTTGATCACCGAGATTGGTGTGTTACATTAATTGGGTTCCtaactttcttttttacattaatttagttCCTTAATTTAGATCATTGACACATCAATTGAGTCCCTCGGTTTGCGTAAACACATCAATTTAGTGCTTAAGTTTATAAATTTACATTAATTGGGTAATATGTCACATCAGATAGTTTCTTCTTACTGAAAGTACATAAATAGATTCTTTTTAATACACTAATTAGGTCATTTCGTTATGACAGTATTAAGTGAGGACTATATTATATCCTTTAGGtccttcatttttttcctttttttttacgtttttgatataattaaaaaaaaagagtagggGAGCTCCGATCGGGGGCTCCCACGTCGAGCTCCCCCAAACGAGGTTGTCGAAGGGTCTTGGACCCGCCGGTCGACCTCGTCTAGGGCGGAGGTGATGTGGAGCCCCCGATCGGGGCTCtcttacttttttaaaaaaatctattaaaaaagaaaaaagaaaaaagaaaaagaaaaaagaaaatggtaaaaagaaaatgaaggatCTAAAATGTAGCATGATCCTCACTTAATACCTAATTAATatatcaaaaataattttttttatgtattttcaataaaaaaaaagaactatcTAATATGATAGAGGATAGATCGATACAAATTTATAAACTCAAGTACTAAATTGATGAGTTTATGCAATCTAAGGGACCTACTTGATATGTTAAGAATTCAATTAACGtaacttttaaatttaagggattaaattaatgttaaaaaaataaaaaattcaattgacGTAACACACTAATAGCAGGATCAAATTGCCAATTCACTAAAGGAGGATTCTGAGCGTTGGATCCGGCGGTCAACATCAGATCTGACATTTAGGGTTCTCTTTCATTTCACCTTCAAATGGACGGAGACTTTGTAACTTGAAACTTTTGTTTGCTTtcgtccctttttttttttcactttaaCCCCCCGAAGTCTGTCGCCTCTCCCCATTAACTGCCCCTTACTTACTTACTTACTTACTTACAGCGCCTTTCACTTTCCCAAGAGAAAACTTGAAAAGTAAGATTGACAATTTAACACCGCACATGAAGTGTACCGTACGCTACCTGCGTGCGGCACGTTAACCACGCCACACCCCGGTAAAAATTTGACAGTTCTTGAGTGTCCCCGTTGAACCGCTTCCCCTCTCTCCACCTCATTGTAAAACTCGTCAAACCGGACCGACACATCGCGCGAACGAAGCTAGAGTATGGAACGACTGTTGTAGATTGATGAAGTGGATGAAAAGGTGAAGTGCATTATTGTCCGGTTGGTGTAACTTTGTAAAAGTTATGAACTCGAAGTTaccttttcctctctctctctctctctcttttttttttttggaactGTTGGCTCGGGGGATTGTCTTGTTTCTTGTTTGTTGGTGGTTGCCCAGAGGCTTTTATTAGTAGGTCTAGGTGGGCAGATAACATCCTTTGCTCCTGTGGCCTCTCTCTGCTTTTGCTGcattctcctctctctttctctctctctcactctctcaaCTTTCTCTCTGCATCTGTGGCGGAAAAACCGGTGAGTCCTTTTGCCAATATCCAAAGCGAAAGCCTCCTCGGAAAATCTCACTTCTCTTCTTGGGTACTTGCTTGTTATAtatcctcttctttttttttttttttccatgttcTTCGGTTGGGTTCGTTTCTCCAACACTTATCGAGCTTTAATTTTCGAGGAGATGGAACTGATATGGTGCTGATGCTGAATTCTGTTTCTGGGCTCCTCTGTTCCTCCCTTCCCCGTTTCCAGCTGGGGAGGAGCTTCTGCTTTCTTGATCTTGCTTTAGGACCCGAAAGTCCAGAGATTGCTCCTTCGCCctccttttcttctgtttCCTCAGCTGCAGAAACCTCGAGATCCATGCAATGAAGAGGTGTTGGAATCCGACCGAGTTTTTCCTTCAATTTATGTGTTGGATTTGCCCCAAgttcttgtttctttcttGGGAGATTTGGTTTCTTGATCTGATAATAAGCCTGTGCTCAGTGTTCAGCCATTTTTGGGGTTGCGGGATTGGTTCTTGGAACCGCGTTTTTTCCATTGATTTGGTCTCAAGTTCAAATTTTCAGCTCTCCCGTGTTCGTTTAGTTTGCTTAGATGCCGTaaagttttgatttttatcCAATTTTCCCTGCACCAATCTTGGCTTCATCGTCTCCGTTTTGCTATGTCTCGGAGTTGATTGTACTCTCTGGTAAATTCTTGACCCAGGTGTATAGAATGAAAACAAAGCATGAATTTTTCCGAAGAAAttcttccatttctttttaattttgagtAAATGTTAATTTTCTTGGCAAGTTCATACTCCGATTTTGGGTTGAAACCCTAGTCCTTACCTGGTATCTGGTCTTGGTTGCATCTCCGACTTGATTGCTTCTATCCGATGTCAGAATGAAACATGAATATCTCTGAACATTCTGTTCGTACCTTTTCCTTATTTGGTTTTGGAACTTCCCTGTCGGGTTTTCGAGCAGATGGAAGAAGAGGCGAACGGAAATTTTCGGCGCTGGGACGAGTTGATTCCTGATGCGCTCGCGCTAATCTTCAGGAACCTCTCCCTCCACGAGATACTGACAGTCGTCCCTGGAGTGTGCAAATTGTGGGCGAAAGCCGTGGCAGGGCCCTACTGCTGGCAAGAGATAAACATTGAGGATTGGAGCAGCAGGTGCCATCCCGATCACATAGACCGTATGCTTGAGATGCTGGTAAGGAGGAGCGGCGGGTCCATCCGGAAACTTAATGTCTCTGGCCTCGGTCTAAAGGACAAGGGCATCTTCTCCTTCATTGCTGAACAGTAAGCAAGAATTTGTGGATTACTTCCACATTACATTTCTCGGTTTAGTTTGCTAGGTCCTAATTGTACTATACTAACAGATGGTGCTAGTGTTTTGCGTCAATTTTGTGTAGAGTTGGTCTTTCGAAAATGGTTCAGTTCAGTTTTGTTCTGTTCTGCTGTAATGGTTTGAGATCTGTTCGAATTTTATTTAACTTGGTTCGTGTGTTATCCTGCTCTGTGCTGTACTTTCCTGTTTGTACACCTGTAATTTGGTCGTATGGAGCATTGTCCTCCATTCTAACGTCATATGTGAAATTCAATTTGCTATTTAGAATGGATGCAGTAACACAATGTAGAGGGGAAAAGGATTCTTTGCGATTGAGACTCGATGCCTTTAATGATTGAGATTGAACGATGTTTCACTGAAATGGTTTGGAAAAAGTTAGTTGTTTGAATTACAAGTAGTTAATAGTTGTCTGCATAGTatagattttgaattttttttttcctttttcaaactGATCGCTTTGGATGTGCACTTAAGGTGAGATGAATGCAGCGGTAGTTCAGGCTCACTGCCCTTTTGTACAGTCAGTTCCATAATGTCAATGAACCTGAAATTTGATGCCGGAGATAACGGTTATTGAAACATATCCTAGATATATCTTTGCATCATCAGAGTTGTAGAAATATCGTAATGGAAACTAAGACTGTATATTTTGGTTGAATTCATTTTTGTGCATTGATATTGCAGTGCCGGTTCCCTCCAAACACTGCGATTGCCCCGGAGTGAAATCACCGACTTAGTGGTGGAGCAGATAGCTTGGAGGCTCTCAGCGTTAACATTCCTGGACCTTAGCTACTGCAACAAGATGGGGGCCCGGGCCTTGGCTATAATCGGAAAGAACTGCAAGTCGCTATCAGTCCTTTGCAGAAATATGCCCCCGATAAATTCATTAAGAAAATCCTCGCCAGATGATGAAGCCCATGCAATTGCCTCCACAATGCCGAGGCTCAAGCACCTTGAGATCGCCTACCAACTTATCACCGTTGAAAGCCTCCGGGAGATCCTCGCAAGCTGCCCCGACCTCGAGTTCCTGGACCTAAGAGGGTGCTGGAATGTGGGGCTGGGGCCCCAGTTCTTCAAGGAGAGGTACCCAAAACTGACTGTCCTGGGACCAGTGGTAGTGGATAGGTACGATGAGAGGAACGACTATGACTGGGAGGAGTGCTCTGACTTCTCAGACGCTTCTGAGTACTTGGCCTGGGAGTTTGTGGCCGGGGAGGTCGGGGATTACTACGATGATGACGACGGGAGCTTCGATGAGATGTGGGACGATGAAGGCAGGCTTGAGGAGCTCGAGCTCAGGTTCTACGAAGGGATCGACGCTGATGCGGCGCTTTATGGTTGGCCTCGTTCTCCCTGAAAAAACCTCATCTCCTTTCCGGTTATTTCTTTTCATGCCGTTCAAGTAGAATGCTGTTCGGGTtgggttttcttcttctcgtcTTTTTTCATCTTCCTGGCATTAGTATGCAATATGCATGtgatatgatatgatgttGCATGTTGTGGGTCTTTATCGATGTAAATGTCGTTTGTTGTTCCGGTGAACTAGTTTGTATGTTCCTTgaacaattattaatattgggtagaagaaaatataaaatagccCGTGTGCCTTTGATTACTTCCTGATttccaattattaatttatcattTCGGGTGACCGAAGTACATTGGAGATGTCGATGATTTGCTTGAGGATACGACCTCATGTTATGTTCGATACAAGCTGTCTGAAAATGGAAATGCAAACTGCAATGCGACCCAAACATACGATATATTAAGATTTTACTTCTGTACGTGTAATCTGTAGACGACGGCAAATGTGACTCGACCGACCAACCCAGGTAGTAAGATTCTATTCGGTCTCGTGTGCCACCTTCTCCTATGTGAGAAGGCATCGATTCTGCATCGAATTCTTATTTGAATCTCCTAGGAATGTATATAGAAAATGTTTGTCCTGTAGATTTGGTACTGTTAGACGGCCTAAGTAAAATCACATGATTATATGGGATTTAATGACTTCGGATCTTGTAATTAGGGCAATTGTTTTAgggagattttttttatagaaacgCGTGTTAGAACACTCAGATAACTCCAACCTGAAAATAAGTGCAGCACGTGCGCGGGAAAGACAAAAACGATTttctgcattttatttttcaaaaaaaaagaatatctgTCGATATTTCTTTTAGgaatttttttgcttttattttcatgtttattaaGTTTTATTATC
This genomic window contains:
- the LOC116187148 gene encoding F-box protein FBW2; this translates as MEEEANGNFRRWDELIPDALALIFRNLSLHEILTVVPGVCKLWAKAVAGPYCWQEINIEDWSSRCHPDHIDRMLEMLVRRSGGSIRKLNVSGLGLKDKGIFSFIAEHAGSLQTLRLPRSEITDLVVEQIAWRLSALTFLDLSYCNKMGARALAIIGKNCKSLSVLCRNMPPINSLRKSSPDDEAHAIASTMPRLKHLEIAYQLITVESLREILASCPDLEFLDLRGCWNVGLGPQFFKERYPKLTVLGPVVVDRYDERNDYDWEECSDFSDASEYLAWEFVAGEVGDYYDDDDGSFDEMWDDEGRLEELELRFYEGIDADAALYGWPRSP